In Musa acuminata AAA Group cultivar baxijiao chromosome BXJ2-3, Cavendish_Baxijiao_AAA, whole genome shotgun sequence, the following proteins share a genomic window:
- the LOC135607821 gene encoding tetraspanin-3-like: protein MMRGTNTLIGAVNFVTFLISIPILAGGIWLSAKANSTDCLRFLQWPLIIIGVAIMVISLMGFAGACYRLAWLLRLYLFAMFFVVTALLGFVVFAFAVTDRGQGQVVMNRAFLEYQLSDYSGWLKDRVSDPGYWAKISACLREGHACSKMTRYSRDPTTGLLVPESPDMFYRRNLSPIESGCCKPPTSCGYTYINETFWAAGAGMVVNDMDCTRWSNDQQSLCYQCDSCKAGVLASIRHSWRKVSVINIVVLIILVIVYVIGCAAFRNAKRADNDEPFGENRMSKSRPSRFQF, encoded by the exons ATGATGCGAGGTACCAACACCCTGATAGGGGCTGTGAACTTCGTGACGTTCCTGATATCGATTCCTATCCTGGCTGGCGGCATATGGCTGAGCGCCAAGGCCAACTCCACCGACTGCCTCCGCTTCCTCCAGTGGCCGCTCATCATCATCGGCGTCGCCATCATGGTCATCTCTCTCATGGGCTTCGCCGGAGCTTGCTACCGCCTCGCGTGGCTGCTCCGCCTTTACCTTTTCGCCATGTTCTTCGTCGTCACCGCGCTCCTTGGCTTCGTTGTCTTCGCCTTCGCTGTCACCGACCGTGGACAGGGCCAGGTCGTTATGAACCGCGCCTTCCTCGAGTACCAGCTCTCGGACTACTCCGGCTGGCTCAAGGACCGCGTATCCGACCCCGGGTACTGGGCCAAGATCAGCGCCTGCCTCCGCGaaggacatgcatgctccaagatGACGAGATACTCCCGAGATCCCACCACAGGGCTGCTGGTACCTGAGTCTCCGGATATGTTTTACCGGAGGAATCTCTCCCCCATCGAG TCTGGGTGTTGTAAGCCTCCAACATCATGCGGCTATACATACATAAATGAGACATTCTGGGCCGCAGGAGCAGGGATGGTTGTGAATGACATGGACTGCACCAGATGGAGCAATGATCAGCAGTCGCTGTGCTACCAGTGTGACTCGTGTAAGGCAGGGGTTCTTGCAAGCATCAGGCATAGCTGGAGAAAGGTCTCCGTGATTAACATTGTTGTGCTCATAATCCTTGTCATTGTCTATGTGATTGGCTGTGCCGCATTCAGAAATGCAAAAAGGGCAGACAATGATGAGCCCTTTGGAGAGAACAGGATGTCTAAATCTAGGCCTAGCCGGTTCCAGTTTTAG
- the LOC103978593 gene encoding LOB domain-containing protein 1, with the protein MSSSSDTTTASATTTIVATKTTPPPFSPSLSSSANSAPPPHPTAPSPCAACKSLRRRCTVSCLLAPFFPPTETLKFTTAHRVFGAGNIIKLLQDLPESRRADAVNSMVYEANARLRDRVYGCAGVICHLQKQVDELQEQLARAQAKHVILQAQHAQLLASTATARSQQQRPAEATDGVVADSCMLQNGGYCVDDCGLGSVWEEPRWA; encoded by the exons ATGTCTTCTTCGAGTGACACAACAACAGCATCGGCGACTACAACCATCGTCGCTACTAAGACGACACCTCCTCCCTTCTCTCCCTCGCTTTCCTCTTCTGCTAACTCAGCTCCTCCTCCACACCCAACTGCTCCCAGCCCTTGCGCCGCTTGCAAGAGCCTCCGCCGGAGATGCACCGTTAGCTGCCTTCTCGCGCCGTTCTTCCCGCCGACCGAGACCCTCAAGTTCACCACCGCGCACCGAGTTTTCGGCGCCGGCAACATCATCAAGCTGTTGCAG GACCTGCCGGAGAGCAGGAGGGCGGACGCGGTGAACAGCATGGTGTACGAGGCGAACGCCAGGTTGAGAGATCGAGTCTACGGGTGCGCCGGAGTCATCTGCCACCTCCAGAAGCAAGTGGACGAGCTCCAAGAGCAGCTGGCCCGAGCGCAGGCGAAGCATGTCATCTTGCAAGCTCAGCACGCACAGCTGTTGGCTTCAACGGCGACGGCTCGGTCGCAGCAACAGCGCCCGGCCGAGGCCACGGATGGCGTCGTCGCCGATTCTTGCATGCTTCAGAACGGCGGATACTGCGTCGACGACTGCGGCCTGGGATCGGTTTGGGAGGAGCCCCGGTGGGCATGA
- the LOC135607822 gene encoding cytochrome P450 71A1-like, which produces MSSTLPTAPLDPSLLTTLFIILVPLSLLLLLLQVKRNSRGHPPCPPRLPLIGNLHQLGPLPHRSLHALSQQHGPLMLLRLGQVPALVVSSPDAAREVLRNQDHACASRPAIKPARILVYGCKDLAFAPYGDYWKQLRKICSVHLLSPKRVQSYRLMREEEVESMMGKISSQASASANVIDLSEVLYSFANDVLCRVVSGKFTREEGRNRLFSELAGENSVLLSKIYVGDYFPWLGWLDMFFGSVARCNKNKARWDKLLDEVIKEHAVRSAQHGGEENDGEEKDFVDVLLSLQKDAAMDFVLTTEDIKALLEREWAMAELIRSPRAMRKLQDEVRRGRGSGEGLIREAEVSQMAYLKAVVKEVLRLHPPAPLLLPRELLEDCSIQGFSIPKKARVFVNAWAMGRDPRSWESPEEFRPERFADGALDFTGNDVRYVPFGAGRRICPGQNFAVAALELALANLVSRFDWELPGGLTREELQMNEAPGIVTQRQGRLHLVAKPWGA; this is translated from the exons ATGTCTTCCACCCTGCCGACGGCGCCGCTCGACCCATCTCTACTCACGACCCTCTTCATCATACTCGTGCCTCTCTCtttgctgctgcttctgctgcagGTTAAGAGGAACTCCCGTGGGCATCCCCCTTGCCCGCCGCGGCTTCCCCTCATCGGCAACCTCCACCAGCTGGGCCCACTACCGCACCGCTCCCTCCATGCCCTGTCGCAGCAACACGGCCCGCTCATGCTACTTCGCCTGGGCCAGGTGCCGGCGCTCGTGGTCTCCTCGCCGGACGCCGCCCGGGAGGTGCTGCGCAACCAGGACCACGCCTGCGCCAGCCGGCCAGCTATCAAGCCGGCCCGAATCCTCGTGTACGGGTGCAAGGACTTGGCCTTCGCGCCCTACGGCGACTACTGGAAGCAGCTCCGAAAGATCTGCTCCGTCCACCTGCTGAGCCCCAAGAGGGTGCAGTCGTACCGGCTAatgagggaggaggaggtggaatcCATGATGGGAAAGATCTCGTCCCAGGCTTCGGCTTCGGCGAACGTCATCGACTTATCCGAGGTCTTGTACTCTTTCGCCAACGATGTACTCTGTCGAGTTGTTTCAGGGAAGTTCACGAGAGAAGAAGGGAGGAATCGCCTGTTCTCCGAGCTGGCCGGCGAGAACTCGGTGCTTTTGTCCAAGATCTACGTGGGTGACTACTTCCCGTGGCTAGGGTGGCTGGATATGTTCTTCGGTAGTGTGGCCAGATGCAACAAGAACAAGGCGAGGTGGGATAAGTTGCTAGATGAGGTGATTAAGGAACATGCAGTTCGGTCGGCGCAGCATGGTGGGGAGGAAAACGACGGTGAGGAGAAGGATTTCGTGGATGTTCTGCTCTCTCTGCAGAAAGATGCAGCGATGGACTTCGTCCTCACAACTGAAGATATCAAGGCACTTCTGGAG AGAGAATGGGCCATGGCGGAGCTCATCCGGAGTCCCCGAGCGATGCGGAAATTACAAGACGAAgtgagaagaggaagaggcagcGGGGAGGGATTGATCAGAGAGGCGGAGGTGAGCCAGATGGCGTATCTGAAAGCAGTCGTGAAGGAGGTCCTCCGGCTGCACCCTCCGGCCCCGTTGCTGCTCCCGCGCGAGCTGTTGGAAGACTGCAGTATACAAGGGTTCAGCATCCCCAAGAAGGCGCGCGTCTTCGTGAACGCGTGGGCGATGGGCAGAGACCCGCGGAGCTGGGAGTCGCCGGAGGAGTTCCGGCCGGAGAGGTTCGCGGACGGCGCATTGGACTTCACGGGCAACGATGTCCGGTACGTGCCGTTCGGAGCAGGCCGAAGGATTTGCCCCGGTCAAAACTTCGCCGTCGCTGCTCTGGAGCTGGCGCTGGCGAACCTGGTGAGCCGCTTCGACTGGGAGCTGCCTGGTGGATTGACGAGGGAGGAGCTGCAAATGAACGAGGCCCCTGGAATCGTAACACAACGACAAGGGCGGCTTCATCTTGTTGCCAAACCATGGGGTGCTTAG